One genomic window of uncultured delta proteobacterium includes the following:
- a CDS encoding Chemotaxis protein MotA: protein MLIIIGYIIVFGSVLGGFMMSGGNVMMLVHVSEIIIIAGAGIGAFVAGCTGFTLKGAIKGVVHAFAGHSAGKAEYLELLSVLFGLFSKMHREGVISIEKDIEQPESSSLFQRYPKIAKDKAACYFIGDTLRVYLTTGSAGELEKLMSVDIESMHNEEMTPAHAFERMAESLPGMGIVAAVLGVVLTMSKINEGAEVLGHSIGAALVGTFVGILLCYGVFGPIAGKMITLAEERSFFFRVIQEAVAAAVRGSSPIIALEYGRRAIPRAFRPTFQEMEQACKGG, encoded by the coding sequence ATGCTGATTATCATAGGGTACATTATCGTATTCGGCTCCGTGCTTGGCGGCTTCATGATGTCGGGCGGCAACGTCATGATGCTCGTTCACGTTTCGGAGATAATCATCATCGCGGGCGCGGGCATAGGCGCGTTCGTCGCCGGGTGTACCGGCTTTACGCTCAAAGGGGCGATAAAAGGCGTGGTTCATGCCTTTGCGGGCCATTCCGCCGGGAAAGCGGAATACCTCGAACTGCTTTCCGTCCTGTTCGGGCTTTTTTCCAAAATGCACCGGGAAGGCGTCATCAGCATCGAAAAAGACATCGAGCAGCCCGAATCAAGCTCTTTGTTCCAGCGCTATCCCAAAATAGCCAAGGACAAAGCGGCCTGCTATTTCATCGGCGATACGCTCCGGGTCTACCTGACGACCGGCAGCGCCGGGGAACTGGAAAAACTCATGTCCGTGGATATCGAATCCATGCACAACGAAGAAATGACCCCCGCCCACGCCTTCGAACGCATGGCGGAATCTCTCCCCGGCATGGGCATCGTGGCCGCGGTGCTCGGCGTCGTGCTCACCATGTCCAAAATCAACGAGGGCGCCGAAGTCCTCGGCCATTCCATCGGCGCGGCCCTCGTGGGCACCTTCGTCGGTATTCTTCTCTGCTACGGCGTGTTCGGGCCGATCGCCGGCAAAATGATTACGCTCGCCGAGGAACGGTCCTTTTTCTTCCGGGTCATCCAGGAAGCCGTGGCCGCCGCCGTGCGCGGCTCCAGCCCGATCATCGCTCTCGAGTACGGCCGCCGGGCCATCCCGCGCGCGTTCCGCCCCACGTTCCAGGAGATGGAGCAAGCCTGCAAGGGCGGCTGA